A region of Rhodospirillales bacterium DNA encodes the following proteins:
- a CDS encoding ATP phosphoribosyltransferase regulatory subunit, with the protein MRYQRPRNRRIPDDLVPIPPRGLLPAGLGDMLPPEAALEARVMELALSRLAAHGYQRVKPPLVEFEESLLGGPGAALAKDTFRLMDPVSQRMMGVRPDMTVQVARIAVTRLKDAPRPLRLSYSGNVIRVRGTQLRPERQFAQVGAELIGPDSAEADAETVLLAVEALRAAGVEKLSVDLNLPTLVTATCRALALPAPVVARLRRALEGKDEDAVRRVLADSGDAAGLFTGLLRSVGPADAGLAALAALRLPADARAEADRLAEVVRLVRAATDEPRLTIDPVEYRGLEYQTGVSFTFYALDTRGELGRGGRYLAGYPEDEGREPDPSVVPIAAAAGSAAATAVEPATGFTLYLDTLLGAARVELPGRRLYVPAGAPWADLARWQRDGFLTVRGLATVDDIGAEARRLGCAFALLDGKAVAV; encoded by the coding sequence ATGCGCTACCAACGCCCGCGCAACCGACGGATTCCCGATGACCTCGTTCCAATCCCGCCCCGCGGCCTCCTGCCGGCAGGCCTCGGCGACATGCTGCCGCCCGAGGCGGCGCTGGAGGCGCGCGTGATGGAGCTGGCGCTGTCGCGCCTGGCGGCGCACGGCTACCAGCGCGTCAAGCCGCCGCTGGTCGAGTTCGAGGAGTCGCTGCTGGGCGGACCGGGCGCGGCGCTGGCCAAGGACACGTTCCGGCTGATGGACCCGGTGTCGCAGCGCATGATGGGCGTGCGGCCGGACATGACCGTGCAGGTCGCGCGCATCGCCGTGACCCGCCTGAAGGACGCGCCCAGGCCGCTGCGGTTGTCCTATTCCGGCAACGTCATCCGCGTGCGGGGCACGCAGCTGCGGCCCGAGCGGCAGTTCGCTCAGGTCGGCGCCGAGCTGATCGGGCCGGACTCGGCCGAGGCCGACGCCGAGACCGTGCTGCTGGCGGTCGAGGCGCTGCGCGCCGCCGGGGTCGAGAAGCTCTCGGTCGATCTCAACCTGCCGACGCTGGTGACCGCGACCTGCCGCGCGCTGGCGCTGCCGGCGCCGGTCGTCGCGCGCCTGCGCCGCGCGCTGGAGGGCAAGGACGAGGACGCGGTGCGCCGCGTGCTGGCGGATTCGGGCGACGCCGCCGGCCTGTTCACGGGTCTGCTGCGCTCGGTCGGGCCGGCCGATGCGGGGCTGGCGGCGCTGGCGGCGTTGCGTCTGCCGGCCGACGCGCGGGCCGAGGCCGACCGGCTGGCGGAGGTCGTGCGCCTGGTGCGGGCGGCGACCGACGAGCCGCGGCTGACGATCGATCCGGTGGAGTACCGCGGGCTCGAGTACCAGACCGGCGTCAGCTTCACCTTCTACGCGCTCGACACGCGCGGCGAGCTGGGCCGGGGCGGGCGCTACCTCGCGGGCTATCCCGAGGACGAGGGGCGCGAGCCCGATCCCTCGGTGGTGCCGATCGCGGCGGCGGCGGGGTCGGCCGCGGCCACGGCCGTCGAGCCGGCGACCGGCTTCACGCTCTATCTCGACACCCTGCTGGGCGCGGCGCGCGTCGAGCTGCCGGGACGGCGGCTCTACGTGCCGGCCGGCGCGCCCTGGGCCGATCTCGCGCGCTGGCAGCGCGACGGATTTCTGACGGTCCGCGGCCTCGCCACCGTCGATGACATCGGCGCCGAGGCCCGCCGTCTCGGCTGCGCCTTCGCGCTGCTCGACGGCAAGGCCGTCGCGGTCTGA
- a CDS encoding ATP-binding cassette domain-containing protein, translated as MFANHVIQPILRLSQMWQDFQQVRISVNRLGDILNTPTEPTYKAGRVVLPPIRGDIEFDAVTFRYRSDGPEVLRRLSLKIPAGQVIGITGASGSGKSTLAKLVQRLYVPESGRVLVDGVDLALIDPAWLRRQVGVVPQESVLFNRSVRDNIALADRTVSMDRIVKAATMAGAHDFILQMPEGYDTQIEERGMNLSGGQRQRIAIARALLMDPRILIFDEATSALDAETEAIVQDNMAEIVRGRTVIVIAHRESALRICTRRFVIARDGEVNHHD; from the coding sequence ATGTTCGCCAACCACGTGATCCAGCCGATCCTGCGGCTGAGCCAGATGTGGCAGGACTTCCAGCAGGTCCGCATCTCCGTCAACCGGCTGGGCGACATCCTCAACACCCCCACCGAGCCGACCTACAAAGCCGGCCGGGTCGTGCTGCCGCCGATCCGCGGCGACATCGAGTTCGACGCCGTCACGTTCCGCTACCGGTCCGACGGCCCGGAGGTCCTGCGGCGCCTGTCGCTGAAGATCCCCGCCGGACAGGTGATCGGGATCACCGGCGCCTCGGGCTCGGGCAAGAGCACCCTGGCGAAGCTGGTGCAGCGGCTCTACGTGCCGGAGTCGGGCCGGGTGCTCGTGGACGGGGTCGACCTGGCGCTGATCGACCCGGCCTGGCTGCGGCGGCAGGTCGGCGTGGTGCCGCAGGAGTCGGTGCTGTTCAACCGCTCCGTCCGGGACAACATCGCGCTGGCCGACCGCACGGTGTCGATGGACCGGATCGTCAAGGCCGCGACCATGGCGGGCGCGCACGACTTCATCCTCCAGATGCCGGAGGGCTACGACACTCAGATCGAGGAGCGGGGAATGAACCTCTCCGGCGGCCAGCGGCAGCGCATCGCGATCGCGCGGGCGCTGCTGATGGACCCCCGCATCCTGATCTTCGACGAGGCGACCAGCGCGCTGGACGCGGAGACGGAGGCGATCGTGCAGGACAACATGGCGGAGATCGTGAGGGGACGGACTGTGATCGTCATCGCGCACCGGGAGTCGGCCTTGCGCATCTGTACGCGGCGATTCGTCATCGCACGTGACGGAGAGGTAAACCACCATGACTGA
- the hemB gene encoding porphobilinogen synthase, with amino-acid sequence MSQRHTTLGSFPTTRMRRNRRADWSRRLVAETKLTVDDLIWPVFVQEGVNARSAVASMPGVDRLSVDLFVDAVRMARDLGIPAVAIFPEVDPAAKTPDAREAHNPDNLVCRAIRAAKKAVPDIGIVCDVALDPFNSDGHDGIVRDGIILNDESVEVMIKQALVQSEAGCDVQAPSDMMDGRIGAFRKAMDKAGFAHVQIMSYAAKYASAFYNPFRDAIGSSGALKGDKKTYQMDPANTDEALREVGMDIAEGADMVMVKPGLPYLDIVRRVKDAFGVPTYAYQVSGEYAMLRGAADRGWLVWDKVLMETLSSFKRAGCDGILTYGAVDAARLLRGR; translated from the coding sequence ATGTCGCAGCGCCACACCACCCTCGGTTCGTTCCCGACCACGCGCATGCGGCGCAACCGGCGCGCCGACTGGTCGCGCCGGCTGGTGGCCGAGACCAAGCTGACGGTCGACGACCTGATCTGGCCGGTGTTCGTGCAGGAGGGCGTCAACGCGCGCTCCGCCGTCGCCTCGATGCCCGGCGTCGACCGCCTCAGCGTCGACCTGTTCGTCGACGCCGTGCGCATGGCGCGCGATCTGGGCATCCCCGCCGTCGCAATCTTCCCCGAGGTCGATCCCGCCGCCAAGACGCCGGACGCGCGCGAGGCGCACAACCCCGACAACCTCGTATGCAGGGCGATCCGCGCCGCCAAGAAGGCCGTGCCCGACATCGGCATCGTCTGCGACGTGGCGCTCGATCCGTTCAACAGCGACGGCCACGACGGCATCGTGCGCGACGGGATCATCCTCAACGACGAGTCGGTCGAGGTCATGATCAAGCAGGCGCTGGTCCAGAGCGAGGCCGGCTGCGACGTGCAGGCGCCGTCGGACATGATGGACGGCCGCATCGGCGCCTTTCGCAAGGCGATGGACAAGGCCGGCTTCGCGCACGTGCAGATCATGTCCTACGCCGCCAAGTACGCGTCGGCGTTCTACAACCCGTTCCGCGACGCCATCGGCAGCTCGGGCGCGCTCAAGGGCGACAAGAAGACCTACCAGATGGACCCCGCCAACACCGACGAGGCGCTGCGCGAGGTCGGCATGGACATCGCCGAGGGCGCCGACATGGTGATGGTCAAGCCCGGCCTGCCCTATCTCGACATCGTGCGCCGGGTGAAGGACGCCTTCGGCGTGCCGACCTACGCCTACCAGGTGAGCGGCGAGTACGCGATGCTGCGCGGCGCCGCCGACCGCGGCTGGCTGGTCTGGGACAAGGTGCTGATGGAGACGCTGTCGTCGTTCAAGCGCGCCGGCTGCGACGGCATCCTGACCTACGGCGCCGTCGACGCCGCGCGGCTGCTGCGCGGCAGGTAG
- a CDS encoding NUDIX domain-containing protein, whose translation MRVRDAARLIVVDSRDRALLFRYAGGDVVDPSLPLPYAFWTTPGGGLEPGETHERAAIREAREELGLDLAPADIGPWIWTRERRLMRDGAPILSRARYFPLRVDALEPDLSLMDEAERRIFGGFRWWSLDEIAASDERFIPFELARLLPAVLRGEHPPAPIFLDR comes from the coding sequence ATGCGCGTGCGCGACGCCGCCCGGTTGATCGTCGTCGATTCGCGCGACCGCGCCCTGCTGTTCCGCTACGCCGGCGGCGACGTGGTCGATCCGTCGCTGCCGCTGCCCTACGCGTTCTGGACGACGCCCGGCGGCGGGCTGGAGCCCGGCGAGACGCACGAGCGCGCCGCCATCCGCGAGGCGCGCGAGGAGCTCGGGCTCGATCTCGCGCCCGCCGATATCGGCCCGTGGATCTGGACGCGCGAGCGGCGGTTGATGCGCGACGGCGCGCCGATCCTGTCGCGCGCGCGCTATTTCCCGCTGCGGGTCGACGCGCTGGAGCCCGACCTGTCGCTGATGGACGAGGCCGAGCGCCGCATCTTCGGCGGCTTCCGCTGGTGGAGCCTCGACGAGATCGCGGCCTCGGACGAGCGCTTCATCCCGTTCGAGCTGGCGCGGCTGCTGCCGGCGGTGCTGCGCGGCGAGCATCCGCCGGCGCCGATCTTCCTCGACCGCTGA
- a CDS encoding RHS repeat protein: MWSPSPSSARWTGYTYQPGCWQAPGAALHWQGHCPTVQLACQGYAAFWTGTLLSYYRASPTSRNWICEIEDIAGGVPIIRLEPTAPSCDPGQTTSGDSPSGCTSGALPNVVAAAPPNSCQAPGSTVGGTRGPGGPGGSSRPPVPASPDGAMAASSANGVGVGPATTPNPIDVRTGNKFLVATDFATVGDNPLVFTRFYNSLLGQVAATDRLARPESSLGSGWTSTYDRAVVFYSDTRMELRRPNGAIAEFWRGSTANPVLAPFDDTFGGLLTPLGGGGYTYVDAEGTTEAFDAGGRLTSITTREGYVQTLAYDAGTGRLTTVTDNQGRALAFTYDAAGKLETMTGPDGRVTRYAYESYPFFTATRWRLVKVIHPDATPGDPDDNPRVEYKHEDAAFPQAITGIVDEKGVRIATYAYEALGRATLSEGADGQERYLVGYGAWTGSGNYTATMVNPLGRQTVYTIQPANSTTSPPRIVRIDGHATANCAAGAATFTWSGAWATGTIDEEGTQNTYGAVVKAYGRSLNAFRESANVAATDRTVTYTYNAAFLAPDRIEATGRWTDFTYTVGRTTQVKWTDKQTQSIPYSTTNRTRIWDYTYTATGLVQTVNGPRIDVVDLTTYAYDSAGHLASVTNALGQVTTVNAVDGRGMPLTVTDPNGVVTTLAYDARGRLTSMTAASGTAAAATTTIAWDAASLVTRITRPDGSYLDFGYDDAQRPVSVTDNTGQRIEYTLDRMGGATATVVKESGGTVRRQMTAAFDELGRLMRSIGAAGQTTAYAYDRLSRNTGEVDPLSRTTTSTFDALGRLSRVADPAGGQTRLTYDKRDNPLTITDSRGLVTTNVFDGFDNLIQTTSPDTGVTVNHYDEAGNLTRAIDARGVSTWFTYDALNRVTSRRYAAPPGTTADDVTFTYDDPTAGNFGIGRLTGIVDPAGTSAFAYDARGNLVRHTRVQGGLTLVTSYTYDLSDRVASVTYPSGRVVEHTRDALGQITQAVTRQTAGGTPTTLASAGTYRPFGPLTGLTLGNGLTLSAAYDLDYRLTNLTVGPGVGASVLNLTYAYDAVDNVLTLSDAVTPARDQTLGYDALDRLTSATGQYGSLLYAYDIVGNRSSSSIGGVASTYTYPATSNRLTSIAGGVTRSFTYSASGNALTDVRAGGTWTLGYGPDDRLRTVTQAGATLATYAHDGLGQRARRTAGAIDRHYVYDQEGMLLAEIDVSGATFREHIAMDGMPLAVVVTTAGTPAIFWVHADRLGTAQKMTDATGAVVWDLHTAPFGELATLTATAPASNDNRFPGQIADPETGYSYNLFRDYDPRIGRYVQSDPIGLLGGMNTYAYVGGNPLSYIDPTGEHIALVVVARVALPMIRNALLGASIGGGFSILSQYNRTGRGCADINWADVRRDAAWGAALSFAVAKPLPPTLRQSGPRPPKNFVKPTNPPATPEIPSGWVSAPTSNGRGTVWRAPGTTGSANTIRIMRPNESYPTGYWVRTNGRGQPTNPATGGTGARWETHIPLP, translated from the coding sequence ATGTGGTCGCCCTCGCCGTCTTCGGCGCGCTGGACGGGCTACACGTACCAGCCGGGCTGCTGGCAGGCGCCCGGCGCGGCGCTGCACTGGCAGGGGCACTGCCCGACGGTGCAGCTCGCCTGCCAGGGCTACGCCGCCTTCTGGACCGGCACGCTGCTCAGCTACTACCGGGCCTCTCCGACCAGCCGGAACTGGATCTGCGAGATCGAGGATATCGCCGGCGGCGTGCCGATCATACGCCTCGAGCCGACCGCACCGTCCTGCGATCCCGGCCAGACGACCAGCGGCGACTCCCCCAGCGGCTGCACGTCGGGCGCGCTGCCGAACGTGGTCGCGGCGGCGCCGCCGAACTCCTGCCAGGCGCCGGGCTCGACGGTCGGCGGCACCCGGGGGCCGGGCGGCCCCGGCGGGTCCAGCCGCCCTCCCGTTCCCGCGTCGCCCGACGGCGCCATGGCCGCCTCCAGCGCAAACGGCGTCGGGGTCGGACCGGCCACCACGCCGAATCCGATCGACGTGCGCACCGGCAACAAGTTCCTCGTCGCCACCGACTTCGCGACGGTCGGCGACAACCCCCTCGTCTTCACCCGGTTCTACAACTCCCTGCTCGGGCAGGTGGCGGCCACCGACCGGCTGGCGCGCCCCGAGAGCAGCCTCGGCAGCGGCTGGACCTCGACCTACGACCGCGCCGTGGTGTTCTACAGCGACACGCGCATGGAGCTGCGGCGGCCCAACGGCGCCATCGCCGAGTTCTGGCGCGGCTCCACGGCCAACCCCGTCCTGGCGCCGTTCGACGACACCTTCGGCGGCCTGCTGACGCCGCTGGGCGGCGGCGGATACACCTATGTCGACGCCGAGGGCACGACCGAGGCGTTCGACGCGGGCGGGCGGCTGACCTCGATCACCACCCGCGAAGGCTACGTCCAGACCCTGGCCTACGACGCCGGCACCGGCCGCCTGACGACGGTCACCGACAACCAGGGCCGTGCGCTCGCGTTCACCTACGACGCCGCCGGCAAGCTCGAGACCATGACCGGCCCCGACGGCCGCGTCACGCGCTACGCCTACGAGAGCTACCCCTTCTTCACCGCGACGCGCTGGCGGCTGGTCAAGGTCATCCATCCCGACGCCACCCCCGGCGATCCGGACGACAACCCGCGCGTCGAATACAAACACGAGGACGCCGCCTTCCCGCAGGCCATCACCGGCATCGTCGACGAGAAGGGCGTGCGGATCGCGACCTACGCCTACGAGGCGCTGGGCCGCGCCACGCTGTCGGAGGGAGCCGACGGCCAGGAGCGCTACCTCGTCGGCTACGGCGCGTGGACCGGCTCGGGCAACTACACCGCCACCATGGTCAACCCGCTGGGCCGGCAGACCGTCTACACCATCCAGCCCGCCAATAGCACCACCAGCCCGCCGCGCATCGTCCGGATCGACGGCCACGCCACCGCCAACTGCGCCGCCGGCGCGGCGACCTTCACGTGGAGCGGCGCCTGGGCGACCGGCACGATCGACGAGGAGGGCACCCAGAACACCTACGGCGCGGTGGTCAAGGCCTACGGCCGCTCCCTCAACGCCTTCCGCGAGAGCGCCAACGTCGCGGCCACGGACCGCACCGTCACCTACACCTACAACGCCGCCTTCCTCGCGCCGGACCGCATCGAGGCCACGGGGCGTTGGACCGACTTCACCTACACGGTGGGCCGCACGACGCAGGTGAAGTGGACGGACAAGCAGACGCAGTCCATCCCCTACTCGACCACCAACCGCACGCGCATCTGGGACTACACCTACACCGCCACCGGACTCGTGCAGACCGTGAACGGTCCACGGATCGACGTCGTCGATCTGACGACCTACGCCTACGACTCCGCGGGCCATCTGGCGTCGGTCACCAACGCCTTGGGGCAGGTGACAACGGTCAACGCCGTGGACGGGCGCGGCATGCCGCTGACCGTCACCGATCCCAACGGGGTGGTCACGACCCTGGCGTACGACGCGCGCGGCCGGTTGACGTCCATGACCGCCGCCAGCGGCACGGCGGCGGCGGCCACCACGACCATCGCGTGGGACGCCGCCAGCCTCGTGACGCGGATCACCCGGCCGGACGGCTCCTATCTCGACTTCGGCTACGACGACGCCCAGCGCCCGGTCAGCGTGACCGACAACACCGGCCAGCGGATCGAGTACACGCTCGACCGCATGGGCGGCGCCACCGCGACGGTGGTGAAGGAGTCCGGCGGCACGGTGCGGCGCCAGATGACGGCGGCGTTCGACGAGCTGGGCCGGCTGATGCGGTCGATCGGCGCCGCCGGCCAGACCACCGCCTACGCCTACGACCGGCTGTCGCGGAACACCGGCGAGGTCGATCCGCTCTCCCGGACCACCACCAGCACCTTCGACGCGCTGGGCCGGTTGAGCCGCGTCGCCGATCCGGCCGGCGGCCAGACCCGCCTGACCTACGACAAGCGCGACAACCCCCTGACCATCACCGACTCGCGCGGTCTGGTCACCACCAACGTCTTCGACGGCTTCGACAACCTCATCCAGACGACCTCGCCGGACACCGGCGTCACGGTCAACCACTACGACGAGGCCGGCAACCTCACGCGCGCCATCGATGCGCGGGGCGTGTCGACCTGGTTCACATACGACGCCCTGAACCGGGTCACGTCCCGCCGCTACGCCGCGCCGCCGGGCACGACGGCGGACGACGTGACGTTCACCTACGACGATCCCACGGCGGGGAACTTCGGGATCGGGCGGCTGACGGGGATCGTCGATCCGGCCGGCACCTCGGCCTTCGCCTACGACGCGCGCGGCAACCTCGTCCGCCACACGCGCGTCCAAGGCGGGCTGACGCTGGTCACGTCCTACACCTACGACCTCTCCGACCGCGTCGCGTCGGTGACGTATCCCTCCGGCCGCGTCGTCGAACACACCCGCGACGCGCTGGGCCAGATCACGCAGGCCGTCACCCGGCAGACCGCGGGCGGCACGCCCACGACGCTGGCCAGCGCCGGCACATACAGGCCGTTCGGGCCGCTCACGGGACTGACCCTCGGCAACGGCCTCACCCTCAGCGCGGCGTACGACCTAGACTACCGGCTGACCAATCTGACGGTCGGCCCCGGCGTCGGCGCCAGCGTGCTCAACTTGACCTACGCCTACGACGCCGTCGACAACGTCCTCACCCTGAGCGACGCGGTCACCCCCGCGCGCGACCAGACGCTGGGCTACGACGCGCTCGACCGGCTGACCTCCGCGACGGGCCAGTACGGCAGCCTGCTCTACGCCTACGACATCGTCGGCAACCGCAGTTCCAGCTCGATCGGCGGCGTCGCTTCGACCTACACCTACCCCGCGACGTCGAACCGCCTCACGTCCATCGCCGGCGGCGTCACCCGCAGCTTCACCTACAGCGCCTCGGGCAACGCGCTGACCGACGTGCGGGCGGGCGGCACCTGGACGCTGGGCTATGGACCGGACGACCGGCTCAGGACCGTGACGCAGGCCGGGGCCACGCTCGCGACCTACGCGCACGACGGGCTGGGCCAGCGCGCGCGGCGGACCGCCGGCGCCATCGACCGCCACTACGTCTACGACCAGGAGGGCATGCTGCTGGCGGAGATCGACGTCTCCGGCGCGACGTTCCGCGAGCATATCGCGATGGACGGCATGCCCTTGGCCGTCGTCGTCACGACAGCGGGCACGCCCGCCATCTTCTGGGTCCACGCCGACCGGCTGGGCACGGCGCAGAAGATGACCGACGCCACCGGCGCCGTCGTCTGGGACCTGCACACCGCGCCGTTCGGCGAACTCGCGACGCTGACCGCGACCGCTCCGGCGTCCAACGACAACCGCTTCCCCGGCCAGATCGCCGACCCGGAGACCGGCTACAGCTACAACCTGTTCCGCGACTACGATCCACGCATCGGGCGGTACGTACAGTCCGATCCCATCGGGCTGCTTGGCGGGATGAACACGTACGCGTATGTCGGCGGGAATCCTCTCTCATATATCGATCCCACGGGGGAACATATCGCACTCGTCGTGGTCGCACGCGTGGCACTTCCGATGATACGCAATGCACTATTGGGTGCGTCGATTGGCGGCGGCTTCAGTATCCTATCCCAGTACAATCGAACTGGCCGTGGTTGCGCGGACATCAACTGGGCCGATGTTAGGAGAGATGCAGCGTGGGGAGCCGCGTTGAGTTTCGCAGTTGCGAAGCCACTACCACCCACGCTCCGACAATCCGGTCCTCGACCGCCGAAAAACTTTGTCAAGCCGACAAATCCCCCCGCTACTCCTGAGATTCCATCGGGTTGGGTGTCCGCGCCCACCTCAAATGGGCGCGGAACGGTGTGGCGAGCGCCGGGAACAACGGGAAGTGCCAACACGATACGGATCATGCGCCCAAACGAAAGCTACCCAACAGGATATTGGGTGCGTACAAATGGCCGAGGGCAACCGACAAACCCTGCGACTGGCGGCACCGGCGCTAGATGGGAAACGCATATTCCACTTCCTTAG
- a CDS encoding enoyl-CoA hydratase/isomerase family protein: MSVDSEILFEVVDGVGVMTLNRPKALNSLSVGMIREMERMLPVWERDPAVKAVVVRGAGDKAFCAGGDVAFLAREARDNPSGTGRRDFFREEYIVNRRIYRFAKPWISLIDGIDMGGGVGLSVHGTYSVVTEKFLFAMPETAIALFPDVGGGYFLNRLPGALGVFLALTGHRLKAADALWAGIAQAYVPSAKLPAVMSALAGATFSGPPTARAVDAVVAGLAEDPGPPSLPAMMEDIDRCFSAETVEEIVAKLAARGGEWADKQRAVIGRMSPLSMKITLEQLKRCANRSFEDVMTIEYRMSQACMRPGHDFFEGVRAVLIDKDQKPRWNPATLADVTPAMVEAHFTAVDNDLSFA; this comes from the coding sequence GTGAGCGTGGATTCCGAGATTCTGTTCGAGGTGGTCGACGGCGTCGGCGTGATGACGCTGAACCGGCCGAAGGCGCTCAACTCGCTGTCGGTCGGCATGATCCGCGAGATGGAGCGGATGCTGCCGGTGTGGGAGAGGGATCCCGCCGTCAAGGCGGTGGTGGTGCGCGGCGCCGGCGACAAGGCGTTCTGCGCCGGCGGCGACGTCGCCTTCCTCGCCCGCGAGGCGCGCGACAATCCCTCCGGCACGGGGCGGCGCGACTTCTTCCGCGAGGAGTACATCGTCAACCGGCGCATCTACCGCTTCGCCAAGCCGTGGATCTCTCTGATCGACGGCATCGACATGGGCGGCGGCGTCGGCCTGTCGGTGCACGGCACCTACTCGGTCGTTACCGAGAAGTTCCTGTTCGCCATGCCGGAGACGGCGATCGCGCTGTTCCCCGACGTCGGCGGCGGCTATTTCCTGAACCGTCTGCCGGGCGCGCTGGGCGTGTTCCTGGCGTTGACCGGCCACCGCCTGAAGGCGGCCGACGCGCTGTGGGCCGGCATCGCCCAGGCCTACGTGCCGAGCGCGAAGCTGCCGGCCGTGATGTCGGCGCTGGCGGGCGCGACGTTCTCCGGCCCGCCGACGGCGCGCGCCGTCGACGCCGTGGTCGCGGGGCTGGCCGAGGATCCCGGTCCGCCGTCGCTGCCGGCGATGATGGAGGACATCGACCGCTGCTTCTCGGCCGAGACGGTCGAGGAGATCGTCGCCAAGCTGGCGGCCAGGGGCGGCGAGTGGGCCGACAAGCAGCGCGCCGTGATCGGCCGCATGTCGCCGCTGTCGATGAAGATCACGCTGGAGCAGCTCAAGCGCTGCGCCAACCGCTCGTTCGAGGACGTCATGACGATCGAGTACCGCATGTCGCAGGCCTGCATGCGGCCGGGCCACGATTTCTTCGAGGGCGTGCGCGCCGTGCTGATCGACAAGGACCAGAAGCCGAGATGGAACCCGGCGACGCTGGCGGACGTTACCCCGGCGATGGTCGAGGCCCATTTCACGGCGGTCGACAACGATCTATCGTTCGCGTGA
- a CDS encoding NUDIX domain-containing protein, giving the protein MRTIRSARALLIDPADRVLLVKLAGKRIRLDGGGAARPGFWVTPGGSLHDGESFEDALRREIREETGLILGEIGRHVWTGERAIERDGETIDTVAHVFALRVPAFDAAPTALDESERDSFRGLRWWSVDEIAASRDTFVPRGLAGLLRALLTAPWPDTPLRIAA; this is encoded by the coding sequence ATGCGGACGATCCGCTCCGCCCGCGCGCTGCTGATCGATCCCGCCGACCGCGTGCTGCTGGTGAAGCTGGCGGGCAAGCGCATCCGGCTCGACGGCGGCGGCGCGGCGCGACCCGGCTTCTGGGTCACCCCCGGCGGTTCGCTGCATGACGGCGAGAGCTTCGAGGACGCCTTGCGGCGCGAGATCCGCGAGGAGACGGGGTTGATCCTCGGCGAAATCGGCCGGCACGTCTGGACCGGCGAGCGCGCGATCGAGCGCGACGGCGAGACGATCGACACGGTGGCCCATGTCTTCGCGCTGCGCGTGCCGGCCTTCGACGCCGCCCCGACCGCGCTCGACGAGTCGGAGCGCGACAGCTTCCGCGGCCTGCGCTGGTGGTCGGTCGACGAGATCGCCGCCTCGCGCGACACCTTCGTGCCGCGCGGCCTCGCCGGTCTGCTGCGTGCCCTGCTGACGGCGCCCTGGCCCGACACCCCGCTGCGCATCGCCGCCTAG
- a CDS encoding acyl-CoA dehydrogenase family protein produces the protein MDFTLSEDQAAFQQTARAFAVERMLPHAAAWDRDKVFPVETLRAAAALGFGGIYVGDDVGGTGLTRLDAALVFEELAAACPSTAAYISIHNMCAWMIDRFGEDALRRRVLPKLMTMEHFASYCLTEPGAGSDAAGLRARATLDGDHYVLNGAKAFISGGGRSDVYVTMVRTGGEGAGGVSCLVVENGTPGLSFGKQEDKLGWNSQPTAAVIFENCRVPVANRLGPEGHGFKIAMMGLDGGRINIGACSLGGARACLETASRYVVERKQFGRPLADFQATQFKLADMATELEAARLLIHKAAILLDAKSPDATQASAMAKRFATDAGFRIVNEALQLHGGYGYLKDFPIERYLRDLRVHQILEGTNEIMRVVIARRLMTGA, from the coding sequence ATGGATTTCACCCTGAGCGAGGACCAGGCGGCGTTCCAGCAGACGGCGCGCGCCTTCGCGGTGGAGCGGATGCTGCCGCACGCCGCGGCCTGGGACCGCGACAAGGTCTTTCCGGTCGAGACGCTGCGCGCGGCGGCGGCGCTGGGATTCGGCGGCATCTATGTCGGCGACGACGTCGGCGGCACCGGCCTGACGCGGCTCGACGCCGCGCTGGTGTTCGAGGAGCTGGCGGCGGCCTGTCCCTCGACCGCCGCCTACATCTCGATCCACAACATGTGCGCCTGGATGATCGACCGCTTCGGCGAGGACGCGCTGCGCCGGCGCGTGCTGCCGAAGCTCATGACCATGGAGCACTTCGCCAGCTACTGCCTGACCGAGCCGGGCGCCGGCTCCGACGCCGCCGGCCTGCGCGCGCGCGCCACGCTCGACGGCGACCACTACGTTCTGAACGGCGCCAAGGCGTTCATCTCCGGCGGCGGGCGCAGCGACGTCTACGTGACGATGGTGCGCACCGGCGGCGAGGGCGCCGGCGGCGTCTCCTGCCTGGTGGTCGAGAACGGCACGCCCGGCCTGTCGTTCGGCAAGCAGGAGGACAAGCTCGGCTGGAACAGCCAGCCGACGGCGGCGGTGATCTTCGAGAACTGCCGCGTGCCGGTCGCCAACCGGCTCGGGCCGGAGGGCCACGGCTTCAAGATCGCGATGATGGGCCTCGACGGCGGGCGCATCAACATCGGCGCCTGCTCGCTGGGCGGCGCGCGCGCCTGTCTGGAGACCGCGTCGCGCTACGTCGTGGAGCGCAAGCAGTTCGGCCGGCCGCTGGCGGATTTCCAGGCCACCCAGTTCAAGCTCGCCGACATGGCGACCGAGCTGGAGGCGGCGCGTCTGCTGATCCACAAGGCGGCCATCCTGCTCGACGCCAAGTCGCCGGACGCGACGCAGGCCAGCGCCATGGCCAAGCGCTTCGCCACCGACGCGGGCTTCCGCATCGTCAACGAGGCGCTGCAGCTGCACGGCGGCTACGGCTACCTCAAGGATTTCCCGATCGAGCGCTACCTGCGCGACCTGCGGGTGCACCAGATCCTCGAGGGCACGAACGAGATCATGCGCGTGGTGATCGCGCGCCGGCTGATGACCGGCGCGTGA